The sequence GGCGTGGGCATGAGCCGCAACGAGGCATGGCCGCCCAGGGCGGCGGCCACGGCACCCATCAATTCAGCATTGACTCGCCACTAGCCAAGCGTCACCAGCAAGCCCTGGCCGGCCTTGGCGGCCATTGCGACGACCTGTTTCAGTTCGCGGAAATACGTCAAGTATTCTTCCTTGAGGTCGTCTTCGGGTTCGTCCCAAATGCCCGGATAAATCTGTTGCTGTTCCATCTCATTGGCGTCGAATCGCGACCAAAGTTGATCGTCGGAAACGTTGGAGAGCGCCTGGTAAATCTGATTCGTCTCTTCCGGTGCAAACCAGCGGAGCGGCGACTCTTGATCATCGCTGAGCCGCTCGCCGCCCGCTAACAAGAACGCGAGCGGGCCATGACCTTCCCACGTTTCGCCCGTCAGTAGGTAGTGCAAGCCATGCCAGGCCTTTTCGAGCGAAACACGATCGGCCGTGGCGGTGCCTCGCCCCGATATTCCGCCCGACGAATCTGGCCCCGATGAAAGTCGAGCGAGGTCTCCTGACGAAGCTGCCGATACTGAGCAGTACATTCCCATCTTGACATTCCCTCTTTGAGTGAAAATGCGCCCGATTCGGTCCAAAACGCCGGGCGCTATGAAAATATAGCTCCTGCCGCGCCAACTGGCCTTGTCGTTGAAGGACCAGCCCGGAACCGCCGGGGACCGTCCTCGATTTCTCCCTCTCCCTTGACGGGAGAGGGCCGGGGTGAGGGTGTCGCGGAGCAAAACGGGAACTGTCCCCCTCTCCGCAGGCGATTCTCGGATAGGCTCTTAGCCGTCGATGGACCAGCCCGGATTTCGCGATTGCCGAACCAATGGGCGTGGTGACAGTCGGGGAAGTCGACAATCGCGGCGAGGATGGCATCCTTGCTCCGGCTGCCGGCGGTCGGGGATAATCCGGCCATGATTTATCCGCTCAAACGCAAACGCCGATTTCAATTCAGCCCGGCCGGCCTGCTAGAATAACCGCATGGACAACCCCGCGAATCCGCCGTTGAATCCGCCGCTACTGGACGGCTCCGAATCGACGCCGAAGGCGAGGCCGGTGTTTCGCGTCCTCGGGATTGTGGCTTTCATGTTCTTGGGCGTCGCGAGCTTTGGTCGGGCCGTATTCAGCGGCTTCCGCGAAGACTTTTGGTCGGCTGGATGGAGCGCATATTCGGGCTTTGTGTTTGCGGCCATTGGCGTTTCCTGGTATGCGAGATTCCGCCACATGCGGACGAAGTTGTGAGATTGGCCGGCGAACAATGGACTCGAAGCAAGGAGCAACTATGCTTGCCATGCCGCCGGTTCAAACCAGAATTCGAATTGCCCCGGCCACGAATCAAGATCGTGCAGCAGTTTATCGGCTCCGACACCAGGTTTACGCTCGCGAACTCCACCAGCATGCCGAGAATCCCGAGGAACTACTAACCGACGCGCTCGACGGTTTCAACGATTACATTACGGCGTCGCTGGATGGCGAGATCGTCGGTTTCGTCAGCCTCACTCCACCCGGGCACGGACGGTATTCGATCGACAAGTATCTCGCCCGGCAGGAACTGCCGTTCCCTTCGGACGATCGACTGTACGATGTTAGATTGCTGACGGTGGCCGCGGAGTATCGAGGTCGCCCGATCGCTGGCCTGCTGATGTATGCGGCCCTGCGGTGGATCGAATCGCGCGGTGGGACAAGAATTGTTGCCATCGGCCGGCGCGAGATATTGGGCATGTATCTCAAGGTGGGATTTGAGCCACTCGGGCGTGAAATCCAATCGGGCTCGGTCCGATTCGAGCTGATGACTGCGACCACGAGTTCCATGCGTGAGAGCTTAGCCCGTTATAAACCGGCCATGCGTAAGGTCGAAAGTGGAATCGATTGGCAGCTCGGAATACCGTTTCATCCGCCAGCGATCTGATCCAAAACGAGGGCGAAAATGCCCATTGCGTTTCGGCCAATCGCCCGGCACGAACTGAAGAAATCCACGGCCGAACCCGCTCCTGGACGATCTGGACGCGTCGGACGATGTTTTGCAGCTCTTTCCATGAGGGCTTCTTCTCCTATCTCCGGCGCCGATTGAGCCTCGTCGTCGCAAAGCCGGTCCTTTGGAGCCATTCCTTAGCCTCCGTCTTTGTTCCCTGGCCATTGCTGCTGGTTCGGATAAGTTCGTCCAGTTCGTCCGTAATCCACAAGTCATGCGAGCGCGTCGTCGGCCTCTGACACCAGGCGGTCGGTCGGCAAATGTAGATCGTTCATCATCGAAGCCCGTTCCTGCACGCCGCGATCGCCCTGGGCAGCCTTGCTCCGGCTGCCCGCGGTCGGGAAAATGCGGCCATGCGGACCGAGCCGCCTCCGGACGGATTCTTCACTCGCGGTCGTGTAGAATGGCGGGCGGTGCG is a genomic window of Pirellulales bacterium containing:
- a CDS encoding YfbM family protein, whose protein sequence is MGMYCSVSAASSGDLARLSSGPDSSGGISGRGTATADRVSLEKAWHGLHYLLTGETWEGHGPLAFLLAGGERLSDDQESPLRWFAPEETNQIYQALSNVSDDQLWSRFDANEMEQQQIYPGIWDEPEDDLKEEYLTYFRELKQVVAMAAKAGQGLLVTLG
- a CDS encoding GNAT family N-acetyltransferase, whose product is MLAMPPVQTRIRIAPATNQDRAAVYRLRHQVYARELHQHAENPEELLTDALDGFNDYITASLDGEIVGFVSLTPPGHGRYSIDKYLARQELPFPSDDRLYDVRLLTVAAEYRGRPIAGLLMYAALRWIESRGGTRIVAIGRREILGMYLKVGFEPLGREIQSGSVRFELMTATTSSMRESLARYKPAMRKVESGIDWQLGIPFHPPAI